The genomic stretch CTCTGGAAGAAGTCCAACGCCTCAGCCGTATCCTGCCTGTTGCCCACGTAGCTCCCCTTGATAGTAATCATCCTAAGCACGGTATCAAACACGGGCGCCTTGAGATACGCCCCCGCAGGCAACCCAATGCAAACAACTGCCCCCCTACTCCTGACATACTCGGTCGCCTGCTGGAACGGCTTCTCCGACACagccaacagcaacacagcATGCGGCCCCAACCCATCCGGCGTCGcagccttgacctcctcaaccaaaTCCTTGGACGCCATAAAATCAACGTAGGCACTCCCCCCCAGTTTCTTGACActctcccccttttcacTCCCGCCATCAATCCCAATAACATGCACTCCCATAGCCTTGGCGTATTGCACCGCCATACTCCCCAACCCGCCACCcgctccaacaacagcaacccaCTGGCCTGGTCTCACTCCTGATTCCTTTAATCCCTTGTATACCGTAATCCCGGCGCAGAGCACAGGAGCCACCTCCTCaagatcaacaccctcaGGAATCCGCGCGATGTGCGCAGCCTTGGCGATGGCATACTGCTGGAACGACCCGTCGACCGTGTACCCCGACAAGAGGGCAGACTGGCAGAGGGGCTCGTCGGATTGTTGGCaaaaggagcaggagaggcaCGAGCCGTTGAGCCATTTGATGCCTGCTGCGTCGCCTAGCTTGATGTCGTCGGCGACTAGGGAGCCTTTTTTCACGACGATGCCGGCGCCTTCATGGCCGCCGACGAGGGGGATTTTAGTGGGGATTGGCCTggaaggggggtttgttAGCTTTGTTTTGGGGAATGGGGAGAGtgaaggttgggggggaacaTACCAGTCACCCTTCATGGCGTGGAGGTCGGTGTGGCAGACGCCGGAGTACTTTACGTTGATGAGGACCTCATCTgggccgggggaggggacggGGATTTTCTTGTAGACGGCGGCTGGGGGCGCGAGATGTTAGTTGTGGTTGTCAAGATAtaggtggggatgggggtgggaaacATACGGCCGCCGGGGGCTTCGACTACTTGGGCCCATTGCTCGGTTGGGATGTCGTAGGTTGTCATCTTGAACAgactctttctctttcttctctgaAAATAGTGGTTGGCGTTTGAGTATGAGATAGGTTGGTTCTGATGAAATCAAAGTTGAACTGTGATGTACAAAATGAGGTAACCGTGTGACCTTTATATACACTTGTGTCTCAGTCACCCCCTCACGAAATGAGGAGACCACTTGCGGTCCAGACACGAGATCTGCTGCATCATCGAAGATTTTTTCCTGCCTGCGAAGGGGGGGCGGGAAAGTGCTGTCAGGGAAAAACGTATGATCTTATCCTTTGTTACCAAACCGGGGCTAACTACAGGGAGGTGGAAGGCCCTTTCCAGAATCAGACATAGTGGAAGGCTTGTTTCTGTGAGGCTGTAATGCACTGTTACCCTCCTCTTAACATTATGTCGTAGAAAAAAAGACCGAGTGATCTCCGCCTGGAAgctctgttgttgttgttgttgttgtttttaCGAGGAAGCAAAACTGACTGGTGTTTATCCCCGGAAGATCACGCCTGCACCAAACGTCATGGAACCACAATTTTTATGTGTTTAAATCCTCTGCTACCCAAAACTGTTGATCAACTTGTCCTTAAAAGCCGTTATTTTGTCGAATTGAAACCTTTCCCCTCAAAAACTGAACCG from Podospora pseudopauciseta strain CBS 411.78 chromosome 3, whole genome shotgun sequence encodes the following:
- the ADH1_2 gene encoding alcohol dehydrogenase (EggNog:ENOG503NW0B; COG:Q) gives rise to the protein MTTYDIPTEQWAQVVEAPGGPAVYKKIPVPSPGPDEVLINVKYSGVCHTDLHAMKGDWPIPTKIPLVGGHEGAGIVVKKGSLVADDIKLGDAAGIKWLNGSCLSCSFCQQSDEPLCQSALLSGYTVDGSFQQYAIAKAAHIARIPEGVDLEEVAPVLCAGITVYKGLKESGVRPGQWVAVVGAGGGLGSMAVQYAKAMGVHVIGIDGGSEKGESVKKLGGSAYVDFMASKDLVEEVKAATPDGLGPHAVLLLAVSEKPFQQATEYVRSRGAVVCIGLPAGAYLKAPVFDTVLRMITIKGSYVGNRQDTAEALDFFQRGLIKVPYKTVGLSQLGEVYQMMEEGKIVGRYVVDTSK